A genomic region of Choristoneura fumiferana chromosome 17, NRCan_CFum_1, whole genome shotgun sequence contains the following coding sequences:
- the SMC1 gene encoding structural maintenance of chromosomes 1 — protein MPAFLKYIDMENFKSYRGQHRIGPLKSFTAVVGPNGSGKSNFMDAVSFVMGEKTSLLRVKRLSDLIHGASINKPVSRNASVTATFILEDMTEKQFQRSVIGQSSDHKIDGQSVSVSNYLAELERLGINVKAKNFLVFQGAVESIAMKNPKERTALFEEISGSGVLKEQYEACRAEVNRADEEAQFSYQKKKGVAAERKEAKFEKEEAEKYTRLKEELQEQKVELQLFHLYHNEKEIQNLEETLQHKQTELTKIEKKRQKAEDGLKEKKKESGTIQRELAKIEQDIREVEAEISKKRPTFIKAKERVSHTQKKLESASKTLEQARKAHEAHQADLRKLEAELRAAEQQRQTWETAALGQPAARADVHLEEAQIREYEELKMEASRQAARYLQELDSVNREQKADQDRLDNELRRKGDLENKHRQKGHERNEAMKRVEKLNEHIRSSEQALDEQRRLRAELQADVGSCRSRADELQAALEEVAAQLGDARVDKHEEARRRKKQEIVENFKREIPGVYDRMINMCQPTHKRYNVAITKVLGKYMEAIVVDTEKTARRCIQVLKERMLEPETFLPLDYIQAKPLRERLRDIREPKNVKLLFDVLRFEPAAIHRAVLFVTNNALVCETPEDASRVAYDLDRSKNSRYDALALDGTFYQKSGIISGGSLDLARKAKRWDEKHLSQLKAKKEKLTEELRESMKKSRKESELTTVDSQIRGLEARLKYAQTDRDTTLKQIKQLDAELAELERAMETFGPQIEEIERTISSRDARIQEVKENMNNVEDVVFRRFCRDIGVANIRQYEERELRAQQERAKRRMEFDAQIDRIASNLEFERSRDTQKNVTRWERTVQDGEDELEAGRQAEAKQRADVDRELQRAEGLKGERSAARARHDQAEEGVAKARKDLTSIQKDIQSIQKQIASTESRIESKRSDRHNILRQCKIDDIVIPLLEGSLEELGENESDPSSLSTTQQYNRDASIRVNYRSLSEALKELEEPDEVKRKADKLQKAINTLQATVDKIQAPNMRAMQKLNEVREKVNATNEAFVAARKRAHKAKLAFEKVKKERHDKFMDCFEHVANEIDAIYKALAMNQSAQAFLGPENPEEPYLDGVNYNCVAPGKRFQPMSNLSGGEKTVAALALLFAIHSYQPAPFFLLDEIDAALDNTNIGKVASYIRSKKGNLQTIVISLKEEFYGCADALVGICSEPADCLVSDVITLSLEKYED, from the exons ATGCCTGCATTTCTCAAATATATAGATATGGAGAATTTCAAGTCCTATCGGGGCCAGCACCGGATAGGACCTCTGAAATCTTTCACAGCCGTCGTTGGTCCCAATGGCTCAG GCAAGTCTAACTTCATGGACGCCGTGAGTTTCGTGATGGGTGAGAAGACGTCGTTGCTCCGTGTTAAACGGTTGAGTGACCTCATTCACGGTGCCTCCATCAACAAACCCGTGTCTAGGAA TGCATCGGTAACTGCAACATTTATACTGGAGGACATGACAGAGAAGCAGTTCCAGAGGTCTGTTATTGGACAATCCTCAGATCACAAGATAGATGGTCAG TCAGTATCAGTGAGCAACTACCTGGCAGAGCTGGAGCGCCTCGGCATCAATGTAAAGGCCAAGAACTTCCTGGTCTTCCAGGGTGCCGTCGAGAGCATCGCCATGAAGAATCCTAAAGAGAGGACGGCACTCTTTGAAGAGATCAGTGG GTCGGGTGTGCTGAAAGAGCAGTACGAGGCCTGCCGCGCCGAAGTAAACCGCGCCGACGAGGAGGCGCAGTTCAGCTACCAGAAGAAGAAGGGCGTTGCTGCTGAGCGGAAGGAGGCCAAGTTCGAGAAGGAGGAGGCTGAGAAGTACACCCGCCTCAAAGAGGAGCTG CAAGAACAAAAGGTGGAACTTCAGCTGTTCCACCTGTACCACAATGAGAAAGAGATCCAGAACCTGGAAGAGACCTTGCAGCACAAGCAGACGGAGCTGACCAAGATAGAGAAGAAGCGGCAGAAGGCCGAAGACGGGCTCAAAGAGAAGAAGAAAGAGTCCGGCACCATTCAGCGGGAGCTGGCTAAGATCGAGCAGGATATTAGGGAAGTT GAAGCGGAGATATCCAAGAAGCGTCCGACGTTCATAAAGGCGAAAGAGCGCGTGTCGCACACGCAGAAGAAGCTGGAGAGCGCTTCCAAGACTTTGGAACAGGCGCGCAAAGCACATGAGGCGCACCAGGCAGACCTGCGCAAACTGGAGGCAGAGCTGCGCGCCGCCGAACAGCAACGCCAGACCTGGGAGACCGCCGCGCTCGGACAGCCCGCCGCCAGGGCCGACGTGCATCTGGAGGAGGCGCAG ATCCGCGAATACGAGGAGCTGAAGATGGAGGCGTCCCGTCAGGCGGCGCGCTACCTCCAGGAGCTGGACAGCGTCAACCGCGAACAGAAGGCCGACCAGGACCGCCTCGACAACGAGCTGCGCCGCAAGGGAGACCTCGAGAACAAACACCGGCAAAAG GGCCACGAACGTAACGAGGCGATGAAGCGCGTTGAGAAACTCAACGAGCACATCCGCAGCTCCGAGCAGGCGCTCGACGAGCAGCGGCGGCTGCGCGCAGAGTTGCAG GCGGACGTGGGGTCGTGCCGCAGCCGCGCGGACGAGCTGCAGGCCGCGCTGGAGGAGGTCGCGGCGCAGCTGGGCGACGCGCGCGTCGACAAGCACGAGGAGGCGCGCCGCCGCAAGAAGCAGGAGATCGTCGAGAACTTCAAGCGGGAGATACCCGGCGTG TACGATCGCATGATCAACATGTGCCAGCCGACGCACAAGCGCTATAACGTGGCGATCACCAAAGTGCTGGGCAAATACATGGAGGCCATAGTGGTCGATACGGAGAAGACGGCGCGTCGGTGCATCCAG GTGTTAAAAGAGCGTATGTTGGAGCCCGAAACGTTCCTCCCGCTGGACTACATTCAGGCCAAACCTCTCCGCGAGAGGCTACG CGACATCCGCGAGCCCAAGAACGTGAAGCTCCTGTTCGACGTGCTGCGCTTCGAGCCGGCCGCCATCCACCGCGCGGTGCTCTTCGTAACCAACAACGCGCTGGTCTGCGAGACGCCCGAGGACGCCTCGCGCGTCGCCTACGACCTGGACCGCAGCAAAAACAGTCGCTACGAC GCTTTGGCGCTGGACGGCACGTTCTACCAGAAGTCGGGCATCATCTCTGGCGGGTCGCTGGACCTGGCGCGCAAGGCCAAGCGCTGGGACGAAAAACACCTGTCGCAGCTCAAGGCCAAGAAGGAAAAGCTCACGGAAGAGCTGCGCGAGAGCATGAAGAAGTCGCGCAAAGAGTCCGAGCTCACCACCGTCGACTCGCAGATACGCGGCCTTGAGGCCCGGCTTAAGTACGCGCAGACCGACCGCGACACCACG CTAAAACAAATCAAACAGCTCGACGCCGAGCTCGCCGAGCTGGAGCGCGCCATGGAAACTTTCGGA CCTCAGATCGAAGAGATCGAGCGCACGATCAGCTCCCGCGACGCGCGCATCCAGGAGGTCAAGGAAAACATGAACAACGTGGAGGATGTGGTGTTCCGCCGCTTCTGCCGCGACATCGGCGTCGCCAACATACG GCAGTACGAGGAGCGcgagctgcgcgcgcagcagGAGCGCGCCAAGCGGCGCATGGAGTTCGACGCGCAGATCGACCGCATCGCGTCCAATCTAGAGTTCGAGCGCTCGCGCGACACTCAGA AGAACGTGACCCGCTGGGAGCGCACGGTGCAGGACGGCGAGGACGAACTGGAGGCGGGGCGGCAGGCGGAGGCCAAACAGCGCGCTGACGTGGACCGGGAGCTGCAGCGCGCTGAGGGGCTCAAGGGGGAGcgcagcgccgcgcgcgcgcgacACGACCAGGCCGAGGAGGGCGTCGCCAag GCTCGTAAGGACCTCACGTCGATCCAGAAGGACATCCAGAGCATCCAGAAGCAGATTGCCAGCACCGAGTCGCGGATCGAGAGCAAACGCAGCGACCGACACAACATACTGCGCCAGTGCAAG ATCGACGACATCGTGATTCCTCTGCTGGAGGGCAGCCTGGAGGAGCTGGGAGAGAACGAGTCCGACCCCTCCTCGCTCTCCACCACGCAGCAGTACAACAGGGACGCCAG TATCCGGGTGAACTACCGGTCGCTCTCGGAGGCACTAAAGGAGCTGGAGGAGCCGGACGAAGTGAAGCGCAAGGCCGACAAGCTGCAGAAAGCCATCAACACCCTGCAGGCCACCGTCGACAAGATACAGGCGCCCAACATGAGG GCGATGCAAAAGCTGAACGAGGTGCGCGAGAAAGTGAACGCCACCAACGAGGCGTTCGTTGCGGCTCGGAAGCGCGCGCACAAGGCCAAGCTCGCCTTCgaaaag GTGAAGAAAGAGCGTCACGACAAATTCATGGACTGTTTCGAGCACGTGGCGAATGAAATCGATGCCATTTACAAG GCGCTGGCGATGAACCAGTCGGCGCAGGCGTTCCTGGGCCCCGAGAACCCCGAGGAGCCGTACCTGGACGGCGTGAACTACAACTGCGTGGCGCCCGGCAAGCGCTTCCAGCCCATGTCCAACCTGTCCGGCGGGGAGAAGACCGTCGCCGCGCTCGCGCTGCTCTTCGCTATACACAG CTACCAGCCGGCCCCATTCTTCCTGCTGGACGAGATCGACGCGGCGCTAGATAACACCAACATCGGCAAAGTAGCCTCCTACATCCGCAGCAAGAAGGGCAACCTCCAGACCATCGTCATCAGCCTCAAGGAGGAGTTCTACGGCTGCGCGGATGCACTCGTCGGCATATGCTCGGAG ccTGCGGACTGCTTAGTGAGCGACGTGATTACACTGAGCCTCGAGAAATATGAAGACTAG
- the LOC141437066 gene encoding transmembrane protein 222, protein MNGDQSPESPIDSIDREQAGLMDPIDHERCRYPYCIVWTPIPVLTWIFPFLGHMGICSSSGVIRDFAGPYFVSEDLMAFGNPTKYWQLMPQKAHNGQPGWDAAVAEASEIYKKRMHVIFYDNCHSHVATALNIMSYGGCKNWNMVKLALYMIPYSKYVSVAAFVKTWLPFAIIVAFICTLAAII, encoded by the exons ATGAATGGTGACCAGAGTCCGGAAAGCCCTATTGATTCGATCGATCGCGAACAAGCCGGACTAATGGATCCTATTGATCATGAACGTTGTCGTTATCCTTATTGTATAGTTTGGACTCCAATTCCCGTTCTAAC ATGGATCTTTCCATTTCTCGGTCATATGGGCATCTGTTCCTCAAGCGGGGTGATCCGCGACTTCGCAGGCCCTTATTTCGTGTCGGAGGATCTGATGGCGTTCGGGAACCCCACCAAGTACTGGCAGCTCATGCCACAGAAGGCGCACAACGGACAGCCGGGCTGGGATGCTGCGGTGGCAGAAGCTTCAGAGATCTACAAAAAACGAATG CATGTCATATTTTATGATAACTGCCACTCCCACGTTGCTACGGCGCTGAACATAATGAGCTATGGGGGCTGCAAAAACTGGAATATGGTCAAATTAGCCCTCTACATGATCCCATACTCCAAATATGTCAG TGTTGCTGCCTTCGTGAAAACCTGGCTGCCGTTTGCAATCATAGTTGCATTTATATGCACACTGGCTGCTATCATATAA